Proteins encoded within one genomic window of Natator depressus isolate rNatDep1 chromosome 1, rNatDep2.hap1, whole genome shotgun sequence:
- the LOC141987874 gene encoding uncharacterized protein LOC141987874: protein MEPVTLSCSSSPGQARSKLERVKMLKRKRKETIEKKNSQVSVTDGWMKPGICSPSDKAVVGATRTPPREPPKNQESALRPLSTQNSTRVQMKHQPSPNLIYVKPKDKTKHSGKKHPCKDNSSSSAATATPSPEKTVSENAHIHKPGTGALGIVNKKPRIENTCDAKVLQPCKHNSSSSVATAAPSPEKTVSENVHIHKPGVGTLGALNVCRNTHIHKPRAGTLGVVNKKLRTDKDPPYSKN, encoded by the exons atggagccagtaactttaagttgcagttcatcaccaggccaag cacggtcaaaacttgagcgggtaaaaatgctcaaaagaaaaaggaaagagacaattgaaaagaaaaattcacaagtatcagtgacagatggatggatgaagccgg gcatatgcagcccttctgacaaggctgtagtgggagctacaaggacccctccccgagaaccaccaaagaaccaggaatctgctttgagacctttatcaacgcaaaacagcacaagagtgcagatgaagcatcagcccagtccaaacctcatttacgtcaaacccaaggacaaaacaaaacactctggtaaaaaacatccatgcaaagacaactccagttcctcagcggccaccgccacgccaagccctgagaaaactgtgagcgaaaacgcccacattcacaaacccggaacaggcgctctagggattgtgaataaaaaaccaaggattgaaaacacctgcgatgccaaggtattgcaaccatgcaaacacaactccagttcctcagtggccaccgccgcaccaagccctgagaaaactgtgagcgaaaacgtccacattcacaaacccggagtaggcactctaggggctctgaatgtgtgcagaaacacacacattcacaaacccagagcaggcactctaggggttgtgaataaaaaactaaggactgacaaagatcccccatattcta aaaactga